From Zalophus californianus isolate mZalCal1 chromosome 16, mZalCal1.pri.v2, whole genome shotgun sequence, one genomic window encodes:
- the LOC113908237 gene encoding uncharacterized protein LOC113908237 isoform X2 codes for MPDPRFCAHCLALPSIPSELPLHITRAALSHRTSWLQEFSSSGPEFIGSFPIHPLSQPLEGSKEREGHAAELDEKKAGLHWPASGLGQNDCAGSPAREFEDMAVLGSRGAPSMQKQLSGLNHAKCHLPPATCHQQGGDMVPGLGRGD; via the exons ATGCCGGATCCCCGATTCTGTGCTCACTGCCTGGCCCTCCCCAGCATTCCATCTGAGCTGCCACTTCACATAACACGGGCTG CTCTTTCCCACAGAACATCCTGGCTTCAGGAATTCTCATCGTCCGGGCCAGAGTTCATCGGAAGTTTCCCCAtccaccccctctcccagcccctggaggGAAGCAAGGAGAGAGAGGGTCATGCAGCTGAGCTGGATGAGAAGAAAGCTGGGCTGCACTGGCCAGCGAGCGGCTTGGGGCAG aACGACTGCGCAGGTTCTCCTGCCAGAGAGTTTGAGGATATGGCCGTGCTGGGCTCCAGGGGGGCTCCCTCCATGCAAAAGCAACTCTCCGGTCTCAATCATGCCAAGTGCCACCTGCCACCTGCCACCTGCCACCAACAAGGTGGGGACATGGTTCCTGGGCTGGGACGAGG GGACTGA
- the LOC113908237 gene encoding uncharacterized protein LOC113908237 isoform X1, producing the protein MPDPRFCAHCLALPSIPSELPLHITRAALSHRTSWLQEFSSSGPEFIGSFPIHPLSQPLEGSKEREGHAAELDEKKAGLHWPASGLGQVRAGGRHVDPTRHRGHWGGANTTHHQSPEALGSNAQPQDTGWPSQGRRADKRAGEPGREIPRKQMWSVSRGPKALPSPPSFPRTTAQVLLPESLRIWPCWAPGGLPPCKSNSPVSIMPSATCHLPPATNKIIKGQTPETTMSAAKSHSLGFRAGRTGFESNSITYWLTLGTDYSAPEHRCQEEGRSYPQVPMPPLVKVSSSSE; encoded by the exons ATGCCGGATCCCCGATTCTGTGCTCACTGCCTGGCCCTCCCCAGCATTCCATCTGAGCTGCCACTTCACATAACACGGGCTG CTCTTTCCCACAGAACATCCTGGCTTCAGGAATTCTCATCGTCCGGGCCAGAGTTCATCGGAAGTTTCCCCAtccaccccctctcccagcccctggaggGAAGCAAGGAGAGAGAGGGTCATGCAGCTGAGCTGGATGAGAAGAAAGCTGGGCTGCACTGGCCAGCGAGCGGCTTGGGGCAGGTCCGTGCAGGTGGCCGCCATGTCGATCCCACACGACATCGTGGTCACTGGGGCGGTGCTAACACAACACACCACCAGAGCCCGGAGGCGCTGGGAAGCAATGCCCAGCCCCAGGACACTGGATGGCCCAGCCAGGGGCGGCGTGCGGACAAAAGGGCTGGCGAGCCAGGCAGAGAAATTCCAAGGAAGCAGATGTGGTCCGTTAGCAGAGGCCCCAaagctctcccctctcctccctccttccctagaACGACTGCGCAGGTTCTCCTGCCAGAGAGTTTGAGGATATGGCCGTGCTGGGCTCCAGGGGGGCTCCCTCCATGCAAAAGCAACTCTCCGGTCTCAATCATGCCAAGTGCCACCTGCCACCTGCCACCTGCCACCAACAAG ATAATCAAAGGACAGACCCCAGAAACGACCATGTCAGCGGCCAAGAGTCACAGCTTGGGCTTCAGAGCAGGAAGAACTGGGTTTGAGTCCAACTCAATTACTTACTGGCTGACCTTGG GGACTGACTACAGTGCACCTGAGCACAGGtgccaggaggaagggagaagttaCCCACAGGTTCCCATGCCCCCTTTGGTCAAAGTTTCATCCTCCAGTGAATGA